A region of Rhodanobacteraceae bacterium DNA encodes the following proteins:
- a CDS encoding PD40 domain-containing protein: MNACRSSNLIPVHASILRWVLLLALVFASAASAKARESDSQAKAFVAGAAAVVTGGHHTCAIGTGGVVMCWGSNQYGQLGNGSIIDSAAPVAVTGVSGANALAAGFTFTCAIISGGAVKCWGSNTYGELGNGSTTGSSLAVDVGDVDGATALAAGNSHACAIVQNGALKCWGKNFDGALGNGNTSSSSVAVDVADVSGAIALVAGSYHTCAVVADGAVHCWGSNRYGQLGNGSTNSSTTAVPATGISGATAVAAGSYHTCAALSGGAVKCWGLNADGQLGDGSTNNHALAMPAVGVGGATALSAGYSHTCALVADGAIRCWGANSLGQLGDGTSVPSATAVSVRGVRGAISLAAGASHTCAMVVGGALPCWGANSSGQLGTGLTEISNTPVNVSGVIGASAVAAGVAHTCAIATNGAIKCWGANDFGQLGIGSVSNSPTAVDVAGIHNTIALAAGWVHTCAVIEGGAVWCWGRNVLGELGNGSTSNSWMPVQAIGVTGATGISAGVYHTCALTADGAVECWGSNQFGQLGTGSTTNSSTAVPATGISGASAVAAGAYHTCAAFAGGAVKCWGGNSDGQLGTGGFADSMTAVAVTDVNGVTALAAGWKHSCAVLAAGNVKCWGSNTQGQLGDGSIYSGSPTAVDVLGVSGATLVAAGVNHTCAVVSNGAVKCWGDNHLGQLGDGSKNRSLTAVSVLGISGAVALAAGGNHTCAVVAGGEIKCWGWRRAAQLGDVNPGYATGTPLLQSTSTTATLANAYSGQSVASRNASKIVFVSDANNLAADPNNRRDVFLRDPAARTTVRISATAEAINGGASEDFYDPAISDDGARIAFSGSSGQVYAAVNGQGRVLSSSVNGVVGNGPSGSVQLPGRGHLAFFESQATNLGPVADGNGSVPDIFVKDLESDVVRLITSGANGEPANGASTGPWASADGDTIVFSTLASNIVPDAQQMPHNVRTAMFQQVAMIRGEGSAPSRLFISKNLASGELGNGDSINVQLTPDGRFGVFESLADNLVEGDTNHASDIFRFELDGDTVVSLIPVSTSALGFGNGGSRRPSVSDDGQSIAFETDATNLVDGDANNVSDVVVKSLLTGDIVRLAPTIDGMEPKWGQS; the protein is encoded by the coding sequence ATGAACGCCTGTCGTAGCTCAAACCTGATTCCAGTGCATGCGTCGATCCTGCGCTGGGTGCTGCTTTTGGCGCTGGTCTTTGCCTCGGCCGCCAGCGCGAAGGCAAGGGAGTCAGATTCGCAGGCCAAGGCCTTCGTGGCTGGCGCAGCTGCCGTGGTGACGGGGGGACATCACACCTGCGCCATTGGGACGGGGGGTGTGGTCATGTGCTGGGGCTCGAATCAGTACGGGCAACTTGGCAATGGAAGCATCATCGACAGCGCAGCGCCCGTCGCAGTGACCGGCGTCAGCGGCGCCAACGCTCTGGCAGCTGGCTTCACGTTCACTTGCGCAATCATCAGCGGTGGCGCAGTGAAGTGCTGGGGCTCGAATACCTACGGCGAACTCGGCAATGGCAGCACCACTGGCAGCAGTTTGGCTGTGGACGTGGGTGACGTCGATGGGGCTACTGCACTGGCTGCGGGCAACTCTCATGCCTGCGCGATCGTCCAGAACGGCGCGTTGAAGTGCTGGGGCAAGAACTTTGATGGCGCGCTTGGCAATGGCAACACCAGCAGCAGCAGCGTGGCCGTGGACGTAGCCGACGTCAGCGGTGCTATCGCGTTGGTGGCGGGTAGCTATCACACCTGCGCGGTGGTTGCCGACGGCGCGGTCCATTGCTGGGGCTCCAACCGGTACGGGCAGCTCGGCAACGGCAGCACCAACAGCAGCACAACAGCAGTGCCAGCAACCGGCATTAGCGGGGCCACAGCGGTGGCAGCGGGCAGCTATCACACCTGTGCCGCGCTTTCAGGCGGCGCCGTCAAGTGTTGGGGCTTGAACGCGGACGGACAGCTCGGTGATGGCAGCACCAACAACCACGCGTTGGCGATGCCCGCTGTCGGCGTCGGTGGCGCTACCGCGCTGAGCGCGGGTTATTCTCACACTTGCGCGCTGGTGGCAGACGGAGCGATCAGATGCTGGGGCGCCAACAGTTTGGGGCAACTCGGTGATGGCACCAGCGTGCCGAGCGCGACAGCTGTGAGTGTGCGTGGGGTCCGAGGTGCAATCTCGCTCGCGGCGGGCGCTTCTCACACCTGCGCCATGGTCGTTGGCGGTGCCCTGCCGTGCTGGGGCGCGAACTCATCGGGACAACTTGGAACCGGTCTGACGGAGATCAGCAACACGCCGGTGAATGTCAGTGGCGTGATTGGCGCCAGCGCGGTGGCTGCAGGTGTCGCTCACACCTGCGCTATCGCAACGAACGGGGCGATCAAATGCTGGGGAGCAAATGATTTCGGCCAGCTTGGTATCGGCAGCGTGAGCAACAGCCCAACAGCAGTGGATGTTGCTGGCATCCATAACACCATCGCACTGGCGGCCGGCTGGGTCCATACCTGTGCCGTGATCGAGGGAGGCGCGGTTTGGTGCTGGGGAAGAAATGTCCTTGGTGAACTCGGCAATGGCAGCACCAGCAACAGCTGGATGCCGGTGCAGGCCATCGGCGTCACTGGCGCCACCGGTATCAGTGCGGGCGTCTATCACACCTGCGCCTTGACTGCCGACGGCGCGGTCGAGTGTTGGGGCTCCAACCAATTCGGGCAGCTGGGAACAGGCAGCACCACCAACAGTTCGACGGCGGTGCCGGCAACCGGCATCAGCGGCGCAAGCGCGGTGGCAGCGGGTGCGTATCACACCTGTGCTGCGTTCGCAGGCGGAGCGGTCAAGTGTTGGGGCGGAAACAGTGACGGACAACTCGGAACTGGCGGCTTTGCAGACAGCATGACAGCGGTTGCTGTGACGGACGTCAACGGCGTAACGGCATTGGCGGCCGGCTGGAAGCACAGTTGCGCCGTGCTCGCAGCCGGAAACGTCAAATGCTGGGGTAGCAATACGCAAGGTCAACTGGGCGATGGCAGCATCTATTCTGGCAGCCCAACGGCAGTCGACGTGCTCGGTGTGAGCGGCGCTACCTTGGTAGCGGCGGGAGTCAACCACACCTGTGCCGTGGTCTCCAACGGTGCGGTCAAATGCTGGGGTGATAACCATTTGGGTCAACTCGGCGATGGCAGCAAGAACCGCAGCCTGACCGCGGTTAGTGTGCTCGGCATCAGCGGCGCAGTTGCGCTGGCAGCCGGCGGTAATCACACCTGCGCTGTGGTTGCCGGCGGCGAGATCAAGTGCTGGGGCTGGCGCAGAGCCGCGCAATTGGGTGACGTCAATCCGGGCTACGCTACCGGGACACCCTTGCTGCAGAGTACGTCGACGACGGCAACGCTGGCGAATGCCTACAGCGGACAGAGCGTGGCCTCACGCAATGCCAGCAAGATCGTCTTTGTCTCTGACGCCAACAACCTCGCTGCCGACCCGAACAACCGCCGTGATGTCTTCCTGCGCGACCCGGCTGCGCGCACGACCGTGCGCATCAGCGCCACGGCTGAGGCAATCAATGGTGGTGCGTCAGAAGATTTCTACGATCCGGCAATTTCCGATGACGGCGCCCGAATCGCTTTCTCTGGGTCGTCGGGTCAGGTCTATGCCGCGGTCAATGGCCAGGGGCGCGTGCTCAGCAGCAGCGTCAATGGCGTTGTCGGCAATGGTCCATCCGGCAGCGTTCAACTTCCAGGCAGGGGCCATCTGGCCTTTTTCGAATCACAAGCCACCAACCTCGGGCCTGTCGCGGATGGCAATGGTTCGGTGCCGGATATCTTCGTGAAGGATCTCGAATCGGATGTCGTCCGCCTGATCACTTCGGGAGCCAACGGCGAACCCGCCAATGGCGCGAGCACGGGGCCCTGGGCCTCTGCCGATGGTGACACGATCGTATTTTCCACGCTGGCGAGCAACATCGTCCCGGACGCACAGCAGATGCCCCACAACGTCAGGACGGCGATGTTCCAACAGGTGGCGATGATTCGCGGCGAAGGATCTGCGCCCTCCCGCCTTTTCATCAGCAAGAACCTCGCATCCGGTGAATTGGGTAATGGCGACAGCATCAACGTGCAGTTGACGCCTGACGGGCGCTTCGGAGTCTTTGAATCTCTGGCTGACAACCTGGTCGAAGGCGATACCAACCATGCCAGCGACATATTCCGCTTTGAGCTGGACGGCGATACGGTTGTGTCCTTGATTCCGGTGTCAACCTCGGCGCTCGGCTTTGGCAACGGCGGCAGTCGGCGTCCAAGCGTTTCCGATGACGGCCAGTCGATTGCCTTCGAAACCGACGCCACCAATCTGGTCGATGGCGATGCCAACAATGTCAGTGATGTCGTGGTGAAATCACTGCTGACCGGCGACATCGTGCGGCTAGCACCCACCATTGATGGCATGGAACCCAAATGGGGCCAGTCGTGA
- a CDS encoding outer membrane protein transport protein yields the protein MRTSALSRALMVAFAALPTLAHAINDDEVNRVLQFNFSNPGARSLGLGGAFTGLADDATAAYANPAGLTILRTQEFGVEVRHTNFDTPYASGGVVVNNPFDSSGVGTDSLSQSVTQPSFASWVYPTERATFALYYHRVGDFEGRVAADAIEFVNANGNPTDQYLSASGRIRYQIENFGASAGFKVSDSFSVGLSLAYSDFTISSRSQRSFDVGEPPFSEQRQSGSDNDLVYTLGALWQLNSQWNLGLAYRSGGDFSYRASNVILDTGDRLDFTPDFKVPQVFSAGLAFRPSDVWLFTLDLNRIEYSRLSDGIESVFNNPSAPPLSIDDGTEIRFGAEYALIELSTPMFLRAGVWRDPDHRLAFDGNRPSNCATQFDDCLASTLYTRGSDETHYSVGLGWAFPKGQLDFAADWSDLVDTYTVSGVIRF from the coding sequence ATGCGAACTTCAGCCCTGTCCCGCGCTCTGATGGTTGCGTTTGCGGCCTTGCCAACCCTGGCCCATGCGATCAACGATGATGAAGTGAACCGCGTGCTGCAGTTCAACTTCTCCAATCCTGGTGCGCGTTCGCTGGGATTGGGCGGCGCTTTCACCGGCCTCGCCGATGACGCAACGGCGGCCTATGCCAATCCGGCTGGATTGACGATATTGCGAACCCAGGAATTTGGCGTCGAGGTGCGACACACGAATTTCGATACGCCCTATGCCTCGGGTGGCGTGGTGGTCAACAACCCCTTTGACAGCAGCGGCGTCGGCACCGATTCGCTGTCGCAATCGGTGACTCAACCGTCCTTCGCCTCGTGGGTCTATCCGACCGAACGCGCGACCTTTGCGCTGTACTACCACCGGGTCGGTGATTTCGAAGGTCGTGTGGCCGCCGATGCCATCGAATTCGTCAATGCCAATGGCAATCCCACGGATCAGTACCTGTCGGCCAGTGGACGTATCCGCTATCAGATCGAGAATTTCGGGGCCTCGGCTGGATTCAAGGTCAGCGACAGCTTTTCGGTAGGCCTGTCGCTGGCCTACTCCGATTTCACCATCAGCTCGCGCAGCCAGCGCAGTTTCGATGTCGGCGAGCCGCCCTTCAGCGAGCAGCGACAGAGCGGCAGCGACAACGATCTGGTGTACACCCTCGGCGCACTGTGGCAACTCAATTCGCAATGGAATCTGGGATTGGCCTATCGCAGTGGCGGCGATTTCTCCTATCGCGCGTCCAACGTCATTCTCGACACCGGCGATCGCCTCGATTTCACGCCGGACTTCAAGGTGCCGCAGGTCTTCAGCGCCGGCCTGGCCTTCCGACCCAGTGATGTCTGGTTGTTCACCCTGGATCTGAACCGGATCGAGTACAGCCGATTGTCGGACGGCATCGAAAGCGTGTTCAACAATCCGAGCGCTCCGCCCTTGTCCATCGACGATGGCACCGAGATCCGTTTCGGTGCCGAGTACGCGCTGATCGAACTCAGCACACCGATGTTCCTGCGCGCCGGTGTCTGGCGCGATCCTGATCACCGCCTGGCCTTCGACGGCAACCGCCCGAGCAATTGCGCCACCCAGTTCGACGATTGCCTGGCTTCGACGCTGTACACGCGCGGCAGCGACGAAACCCATTACAGTGTTGGCCTGGGTTGGGCTTTCCCCAAGGGTCAGCTCGACTTCGCCGCCGACTGGTCGGATCTGGTGGATACCTACACGGTGTCGGGGGTGATCCGGTTCTGA
- a CDS encoding protein kinase: protein MTAQAPPQVPGYKLERELGVGGMATVYLATQISLDRKVAIKILRVSAKESTDPERQEKRFLREGRMLARLSHKNVCGIYDIAKVGDQAYIAMEYIEGGTLGDQLRQGMTAAEAISVIVQLAGALAAAHDIGIVHRDLKPANVMMRGKMPVLTDFGIARDLSPDRTEITGDNILGTPNYMSPEQISGMPIDGRSDVYSLGCMLFELLTGRQPYKGDSPIAVCMQHLQAPIPELPEDFAELQPVIDAMMAKNPDDRPADMPAVVVALRTALMDSTMLRQALRFDTELPWSEQLRELGFSFDGPGGEQLRASLKPRAPADLADRTTGQRARRPAPTRSSKPLPTPVQPWRPGKREWLIGAATLLVLLLTGLWWGFSEEKLSPEQRAALTTLATQFDRTLQAGQLVRPSNDSALNMLRGMYAISRVHPEVTQRQQAFRSAIEAEVGTLAGGAQFGEARALLDEAGLVYSKDELQAQLARLDQAQQQARLNADIGERVDEINAILDGAEGVNDSRLTTAMQALAELTEASDSRYLALAGRIEKVLGAALQQALDEGKLSRAARLGERLQELLPDSPAARKAMAAVDQLTARLSAEQELAESRAFLQNAAMTPDTVDRVLATLGTLEAAGISEAGKALGEDLVERTAGAARRALAAGDLTQARALLGPVRMRFAADPTLREIESAVQQAEQALLAKRRASEEAQRAGRLALDVAPWGRLISVTAADGTEQAIGGERATPLVLTLPEGRYRLTVQGPDGRTEQQAEATVARGQLSVTELRFAALDTDAYLQQAGYQ, encoded by the coding sequence ATGACTGCCCAAGCGCCACCGCAAGTCCCCGGTTACAAGCTCGAACGCGAGCTCGGCGTGGGCGGCATGGCGACCGTGTACCTGGCCACCCAGATTTCGCTGGACCGCAAGGTGGCGATCAAGATCCTGCGCGTTTCGGCGAAGGAATCCACCGATCCCGAACGCCAGGAAAAGCGCTTTCTGCGCGAAGGCCGGATGCTGGCGCGGCTCTCGCACAAGAACGTCTGTGGCATCTATGACATTGCCAAGGTAGGCGATCAGGCCTACATCGCGATGGAGTACATCGAGGGCGGCACCCTCGGTGATCAGTTGCGCCAAGGCATGACCGCCGCCGAGGCCATCAGCGTGATCGTGCAGCTGGCCGGCGCGCTGGCAGCGGCCCACGACATCGGCATCGTCCACCGCGATCTGAAGCCCGCCAACGTGATGATGCGCGGCAAGATGCCGGTGCTCACCGACTTCGGCATCGCCCGTGACCTGTCACCGGATCGCACCGAGATCACCGGCGACAACATCCTCGGCACGCCCAACTACATGAGCCCCGAGCAGATCAGCGGCATGCCCATCGATGGCCGCTCCGACGTCTACTCGCTGGGCTGCATGCTGTTCGAACTGCTGACCGGGCGCCAACCCTACAAGGGCGATTCGCCGATCGCCGTGTGCATGCAACATCTGCAGGCACCGATTCCCGAGCTGCCCGAAGACTTCGCCGAGTTGCAGCCGGTCATCGACGCGATGATGGCCAAGAACCCCGACGACCGGCCAGCCGACATGCCGGCGGTGGTGGTGGCACTGCGCACCGCGCTGATGGACAGCACCATGCTGCGCCAGGCCCTGCGCTTCGACACCGAACTGCCGTGGTCGGAACAGTTGCGCGAACTCGGCTTTTCCTTCGACGGGCCCGGCGGCGAACAGCTGAGGGCCTCGTTGAAGCCACGCGCGCCTGCAGATCTGGCCGACCGCACTACCGGTCAACGGGCGCGTCGGCCGGCGCCGACCCGGAGCAGCAAACCGCTGCCCACCCCAGTGCAGCCGTGGCGACCTGGCAAGCGTGAGTGGCTGATCGGCGCGGCGACCTTGCTGGTGCTGCTGCTGACCGGCTTGTGGTGGGGATTCTCTGAAGAAAAACTCAGCCCCGAGCAGCGGGCAGCGCTGACCACACTGGCCACCCAGTTCGATCGCACACTGCAGGCCGGGCAGCTGGTCCGGCCCAGCAACGACAGCGCCCTGAACATGCTACGCGGCATGTACGCCATTTCCCGCGTCCACCCGGAAGTGACCCAGCGCCAGCAGGCCTTCCGCAGCGCCATCGAGGCCGAGGTGGGCACGCTGGCGGGTGGTGCCCAGTTTGGCGAAGCGCGGGCGCTGCTGGATGAAGCCGGACTGGTGTATTCGAAAGACGAGCTGCAGGCCCAGCTGGCGCGTCTGGATCAAGCCCAGCAGCAGGCCCGCCTGAATGCCGACATCGGCGAGCGGGTGGATGAGATCAATGCCATTCTGGATGGTGCCGAGGGCGTCAACGACAGCCGGCTGACGACCGCCATGCAGGCCCTGGCTGAGCTCACCGAGGCCAGCGACAGTCGTTACCTGGCGTTGGCCGGCCGCATCGAGAAGGTGCTCGGCGCAGCCCTGCAACAAGCGCTGGACGAAGGCAAGCTGTCGCGCGCGGCGCGCCTGGGCGAACGCCTGCAGGAACTGTTGCCGGACAGCCCTGCCGCGCGCAAGGCCATGGCCGCGGTCGATCAGCTGACGGCGCGGCTGAGTGCCGAACAGGAACTGGCCGAATCCCGCGCCTTCCTGCAAAACGCGGCCATGACGCCAGATACGGTGGATCGGGTGCTGGCAACCCTGGGCACACTCGAAGCTGCCGGCATCAGCGAAGCCGGCAAGGCACTGGGTGAGGACCTGGTCGAGCGTACGGCCGGCGCCGCCCGGCGGGCCTTGGCAGCCGGCGATCTGACCCAGGCCAGGGCACTGCTCGGGCCGGTGCGCATGCGCTTTGCGGCGGACCCCACGCTGCGCGAGATCGAGAGCGCCGTGCAGCAGGCCGAACAAGCCCTGCTGGCGAAGCGGCGGGCCAGTGAGGAAGCACAGCGCGCCGGACGTCTGGCGCTGGACGTGGCACCCTGGGGTCGCTTGATTTCGGTCACCGCCGCCGACGGCACCGAGCAAGCCATCGGCGGCGAACGTGCAACACCGCTGGTGCTGACTCTGCCCGAGGGGCGCTACCGGCTGACGGTGCAGGGTCCGGACGGGCGCACCGAGCAACAGGCGGAAGCCACCGTCGCACGCGGCCAGCTGAGCGTCACCGAACTGCGCTTTGCGGCGCTCGATACCGACGCCTACCTGCAACAGGCGGGCTATCAATGA
- a CDS encoding 2OG-Fe(II) oxygenase yields the protein MLHPSLSSRIPLLAQAFARREPFRHVLIDDFFAEDFLARVLAEFPDFDQGNARNEAGELGHKSTVEGIRELGPAFAELDQQIQSRGFLDLISAITGIPDLLYDPHYFGGGTHENRPGQDLDAHVDFNRHPINGWHRRLNLIVYLNPEWDDAWGGSLELHSDPRSEHDQVTVITPLMNRAVIFETTEWSWHGFSRIAPPAERQRLSRRSIALYFYSRERPEEELAQPHSTIYVDRPVDCPLQAGHTLSADDAEQIRIALARRDQHVQRLYGDITRLTSELDSTKQHLDRIVKSGLSGHLRRLARRLLNTLSRN from the coding sequence ATGCTGCACCCATCACTATCGTCGCGCATCCCGCTGCTGGCACAGGCCTTTGCCCGGCGCGAACCCTTTCGCCATGTGCTCATCGACGATTTCTTCGCCGAGGATTTCCTGGCGCGGGTGCTCGCCGAGTTCCCGGATTTCGACCAGGGCAACGCCCGCAACGAGGCCGGAGAACTGGGCCACAAGAGCACGGTGGAAGGGATCCGTGAACTGGGGCCGGCCTTTGCCGAACTCGACCAGCAGATCCAGAGCCGCGGCTTTCTGGACCTGATCTCGGCGATCACCGGGATACCGGATCTGCTCTACGACCCGCATTACTTCGGCGGCGGCACCCACGAGAACCGACCGGGGCAGGATCTGGACGCCCACGTTGACTTCAATCGTCACCCGATCAACGGCTGGCATCGGCGCCTGAACCTCATCGTCTATCTCAATCCGGAGTGGGACGATGCCTGGGGTGGCAGCCTGGAACTGCATTCCGATCCGCGCAGCGAGCACGATCAGGTCACCGTGATTACCCCGCTGATGAACCGCGCCGTGATCTTCGAGACCACCGAATGGAGCTGGCATGGGTTTTCGCGGATCGCGCCTCCGGCCGAGCGCCAGCGGCTGTCGAGGCGGTCCATCGCACTGTATTTCTACAGCCGCGAGCGTCCCGAGGAGGAACTTGCCCAGCCACACTCGACCATCTATGTCGACCGCCCGGTGGATTGTCCGCTGCAGGCTGGGCATACGCTGAGCGCGGACGATGCCGAACAGATCAGGATCGCCCTGGCTCGCCGCGATCAGCATGTCCAACGACTCTACGGCGACATCACACGGCTGACGTCGGAGCTGGATTCCACCAAGCAACATCTCGACCGAATCGTGAAATCCGGGCTGTCCGGTCACCTTCGCCGGCTGGCCCGGCGGCTGCTGAACACTCTCTCCCGGAACTGA
- the puuE gene encoding allantoinase PuuE: MNAYPRDLIGYGRNPPFADWPGAARIAVQFVLNYEEGGENCVLHGDAGSEQFLSEIIGAASYPDRHLSMESIYEYGSRVGGWRILDEFARRGLPLTVFGVAMAMQRNPDFVHACLQAGHEIASHGWRWIHYQNMDVAEERAHLERAVDIHRQLTGAAPLGWYTGRDSPNTRRLVVEHGGFEYDSDYYGDDLPFWTEVERSDGVRQPHLIVPYTLDANDMRFATPQGFHTATQFFEYLRDSFDVLYAEGESQPKMLSIGMHCRLLGRPGRFIALQRFLDHIGRHDRVWICRRIDIARHWRQRHPWQG, encoded by the coding sequence ATGAATGCCTACCCTCGTGACCTGATCGGCTATGGCCGCAATCCACCGTTCGCGGATTGGCCTGGCGCTGCCCGCATCGCCGTCCAGTTCGTCCTGAACTACGAGGAGGGCGGCGAGAACTGCGTGCTGCACGGCGATGCTGGCAGTGAGCAGTTCCTGTCGGAAATCATCGGCGCGGCCAGTTATCCGGATCGCCACCTGTCGATGGAATCGATCTATGAGTACGGCTCGCGCGTGGGTGGCTGGCGCATCCTCGACGAATTCGCCCGGCGTGGCTTGCCGCTGACCGTGTTCGGTGTGGCCATGGCCATGCAGCGCAATCCCGATTTCGTCCACGCCTGCCTGCAGGCGGGACACGAAATCGCCTCTCACGGCTGGCGTTGGATTCACTACCAGAACATGGATGTCGCCGAGGAACGCGCCCACCTGGAACGGGCCGTGGACATCCACCGGCAACTGACCGGCGCCGCGCCCTTGGGGTGGTACACCGGGCGCGATTCACCCAACACCCGGCGCCTGGTAGTCGAACACGGCGGTTTCGAGTACGACAGCGACTACTACGGCGACGATCTGCCGTTCTGGACCGAGGTGGAGCGTAGCGACGGAGTGCGCCAGCCGCATCTGATCGTGCCCTACACCCTCGATGCCAACGACATGCGCTTCGCCACGCCGCAGGGCTTCCATACCGCCACCCAGTTCTTCGAATACCTGCGCGACAGCTTCGACGTGCTCTACGCCGAAGGCGAGAGCCAGCCGAAGATGCTGTCCATCGGCATGCATTGCCGATTGCTGGGTCGCCCCGGGCGCTTCATCGCCCTGCAGCGCTTTCTCGACCATATCGGCCGGCACGACCGAGTCTGGATCTGCCGGCGTATCGACATCGCCCGGCATTGGCGCCAGCGGCATCCGTGGCAGGGGTGA
- the uraD gene encoding 2-oxo-4-hydroxy-4-carboxy-5-ureidoimidazoline decarboxylase, translating to MTPAQLNDLSQEQFTAILGGIFEHSPWIAAASWSQRPFCDVEALHAAMCRVLADADDEAKLRLIRAHPELAGRAAIRGELTEASSREQSGAGLDQCSAEEFAELTRLNRAYNERFGFPFILAVRGHTRSSIIANMAERLGNSRETEIATALAQIERIALLRLRDLLE from the coding sequence ATGACGCCCGCCCAACTCAACGACTTGTCCCAGGAACAGTTCACGGCCATCCTTGGCGGCATCTTCGAGCACTCGCCCTGGATCGCCGCCGCCAGCTGGTCGCAACGGCCTTTCTGCGATGTTGAGGCGCTGCATGCAGCCATGTGCAGGGTGCTGGCCGATGCCGATGACGAGGCCAAGCTCAGACTGATCCGCGCCCACCCGGAACTGGCCGGTCGAGCCGCGATCCGCGGCGAACTCACCGAGGCCTCCAGCCGCGAGCAGTCCGGCGCCGGCCTCGATCAATGCTCCGCCGAAGAATTCGCTGAGCTGACCCGGCTCAACCGGGCCTACAACGAGCGCTTCGGCTTTCCCTTCATCCTTGCCGTGCGCGGTCACACCCGCAGCAGCATCATCGCCAACATGGCCGAGCGTCTGGGTAACAGCCGTGAAACCGAGATTGCCACTGCCCTGGCCCAGATCGAACGCATCGCGCTGTTGCGGCTGCGTGATCTGCTGGAGTGA